Genomic DNA from Sporichthyaceae bacterium:
GTCAAGGTCAGTGCGTATCCGGCCAATCGCGCTGCTGCGCGCCCGGGTTTGAATCGACTGGTCATGGCTAGGTGCCCCTCCACGCACGCGGGTTCTGGAGCCTGCAGGTTCCAACATCAATTGTGCTACCCGCGAATGAGTTCAATCAGTCGCAGCGCCGTGGCCTGCGGGGAACGTCTCGGGTAGGTCGTGGGTGAGCCAGGCGACGAGGGTTGGCAGCTGCGCTGGGCCGCAACGGCCTGGCCAGTGAGCTGGGCATCTCCAGCACCTCGAAGTCGGCGATGCCGGCCAGCACGGCCGGGTCCGCGCGGCCGAGGCTGCACACCTGCTCGGCGTCCTGCGCCGCGACGATCGCCAGCCCCCAGACCCCGAGCTCGCTGCTCACCGGACCGGCGACCACGACCTGGCCGGCGTCGAACAGCGCGGCCCAGTACGCCAGGTGCTCACCGATCACGGCGTCGGCGCTGGGGTCGCCGCCCTGCGGCTGGTGCGGGATCAGGCGGTAGACGAAGTGCCGCGTCACTTGCCGCCCTCCCCGGCGGCCCACCTGGCCCGCAGGTCCTCCAGCGCGTCGAGCTGGGCGGACAGCCGGGCCCAGGCGTCGCTGGCTCCGGTGATCGTCGACGGGTCGAGCGTGGGCAGGTCGTACGTGGGCAGCTCAGCGCTCGGGACCGCGACGACCGGTGCCGGGGCCTGGGCCTGCGGCTGGATCGACGCCGGCGCGGCGACCGGCGTCGGGGCTTCGGCCACTCGGCTCGCGATCGCCGGCCCGCGCGCGGCCTTGGTCCGGGCCTTGGCCTTGGCCACCCGGATCGCGGCCGCGGGTTTGGCCGCGGGCTTGGCCGGCACCGTCGCAACCTCCGCAATTCGCGCGGCGGCTGGGGCGATCGAGGGCT
This window encodes:
- a CDS encoding YciI family protein — encoded protein: MTRHFVYRLIPHQPQGGDPSADAVIGEHLAYWAALFDAGQVVVAGPVSSELGVWGLAIVAAQDAEQVCSLGRADPAVLAGIADFEVLEMPSSLARPLRPSAAANPRRLAHPRPTRDVPRRPRRCD